A window from Megalops cyprinoides isolate fMegCyp1 chromosome 8, fMegCyp1.pri, whole genome shotgun sequence encodes these proteins:
- the LOC118781564 gene encoding protein phosphatase 1 regulatory subunit 3E-like: MENETVHSIVVMLPPKTCIPKNYSCMAGLFGGLAAANQWKEDGDEEADGPGESDLDNHVVEERPRGRECFLKPPQSPTLRRRCKSLPTPTERAKLEIARSRSPTSNKKVRFADSLGLELTSVKHFCDADMPEVPQRVLDKFRRGNTIHLSNFDKFPRIPTQSVFMEAQFINPGNLPGFLEKVQELKVMLECVETDEFCLSGFVRVLNLAFEKSVFLRYTLNNWITFLDVLASYVPNSSDGLTDKFSFKIITPTFLESEGTLQFAIKYCVGDNEFWDNNNGNNYKVRRHRFKISPPREWENGWIHFI, translated from the coding sequence ATGGAAAACGAAACGGTGCACTCGATTGTTGTCATGCTGCCTCCAAAGACCTGCATCCCGAAGAATTACAGCTGCATGGCTGGTCTGTTTGGGGGCTTGGCAGCAGCTAACCAGTGGAAAGAGGACGGAGACGAAGAAGCAGACGGTCCTGGTGAATCGGACCTTGACAATCATGTGGTGGAAGAGAGACCGAGAGGCAGAGAGTGCTTTTTGAAACCTCCGCAAAGTCCAACCTTGCGAAGGAGATGCAAATCACTACCGACCCCAACAGAAAGAGCAAAGCTTGAAATAGCCAGAAGTCGAAGCCCAACTAGTAACAAAAAGGTCAGATTCGCCGATTCTTTGGGGCTGGAGCTTACCTCAGTGAAGCACTTTTGTGACGCCGACATGCCAGAGGTACCGCAGCGGGTATTAGATAAATTCAGGAGAGGAAACACAATCCATTTGAGCAACTTCGACAAGTTTCCAAGAATTCCTACACAATCGGTATTTATGGAAGCTCAATTCATTAATCCCGGTAATTTACCAGGATTCTTAGAGAAAGTGCAAGAATTAAAGGTGATGTTGGAATGTGTTGAAACTGACGAATTTTGTCTGTCAGGATTTGTCAGAGTATTAAACCTGGCTTTTGAGAAAAGCGTATTTTTAAGGTACACGCTAAATAACTGGATAACGTTTTTAGATGTTCTTGCTTCGTACGTCCCAAACTCCAGCGATGGGTTAACAGACAAATTCAGCTTTAAGATCATCACCCCGACATTTTTGGAAAGTGAAGGTACATTGCAGTTTGCAATAAAGTACTGTGTCGGCGACAATGAGTTTTGGGACAACAATAATGGAAATAATTATAAAGTGCGACGCCACAGGTTTAAAATATCTCCCCCAAGAGAATGGGAAAACGGCTGGATTCACTTCATTTAG